TAAAGCCGGGTTTAAACATCCATTCAGGTTTGATGTAATTTTTTTGTAACCATTCGTATTCTACGCCCCACATTTTGGCAAAATACTTCCAAGTTTCTTCATTTTTAGCATAATAACCAGGTAAGCTATCAGGAGCATTTGCCATATCGCTAGCACCTTGAACGTTATCGTGACCGCGAAGGATGTTACAGCCGCCGCCCTCTTTACCCATGTTGCCTATAACTAATTGCAAAATAGAAGCTATACGAGTATTTGAACTACCGATAGTGTGTTGTGTTAGACCCATTGCCCATACTACACATCCGGGTTTGTTTTTAGCAAAAGCTTCTGTTACTTCAAGTAGTTTTTCAGGCTTGCAGCCGGTTACATCCTCAACTACTTCAGGTGTCCAGTGCTCAGCCTCTTTACGAATTTCATCCATTCCATAAACACGATCTTCGATAAATTTCTTATCTTCCCAGCCGTTTTTAAAGATCAAATGCATCATACCATACATAAACGGTATGTCTGTTCCAGGACGAATTTGAGCAAAAATATCAGCTTTTGCCGCAGTTCTTGTGTATCTTGGTTCAACTACGATTAGTTTCGCACCGTTGTTTTCTTTAGCCTTTAAAAAGTGTCTAAAACCAACAGGGTGATTTACCGCTGGGTTTGCACCTATTATAAATATAGATTTTGAGTTTTGGATATCTCCAAGGTGGTTTGTCATTGCGCCATAACCCCACGTATTCGCCACACCGGCGACTGTTGCGCTATGTCAAATTCTTGCTTGGTGATCTAAGTTATTTGTCCCAAACATTGCAGCAAATTTACTGATGTAGTAACTTTGCTCGTTGCTATCTTTTGCAGATCCTAAGAACATTACTTGTTCAGGGTTTTTCTCTCTATATTTTTTTAGTTGTTCAGCTATTCTATCAAACGCTTCGGTATAGCTTATGCGTTTCCATTTGCCGTTTTCTTTTACCATAGGGTATTTTACACGACAATGTGAACGTACCATATCGATAACGTCGCTTCCCTTACAGCAGTGTCCGCCTGCGCTTATCGGGTGATCTTGTGCTACCTCTTGGCGTACCCAAACTCCGTCTACGACTTCGCCCATTACACCACAGCCTACAGAGCAAATACTGCAAATCGATTTAACCATTTTTGAACCCGGATATGGGTTGCCTATCTCATGAGCCGTAGCTTTTCTAACGGCATCACTAGCAAATGCGCTACCTGCACCGGCAATAGCACCCAAGGATGCCATTTTAAGAAAAGAGCGTCTGCCCACTAAAGGCGATGCATTTTCTATCATTTCCTCTTCCTTTCATTATTATTGTTTTTATCTATTTTGCTTGTTTATAGTAAAATTCCCAAGTTTTACTTCTTTTATATAAAACTTGCTTTGTTTGCTCGTCCTCTTTGACTTCGAGCGCCTTAGATCCAACAGCTACGGCACCCACCGCAGTTGTTCCTAACATAAGTTTTTTTATAAACTCACGTCTACTCTTTTTTTCCATAAAGTTTCCTTTCTGTGTTATAGCCACTCTTTTTTATTATCGTTCTTATTTCGTTTATACATCACTACTAAGCTCTCGCTCAAGGCGTTTAGCTCGTCTGTTTTGTTCTCTTCTTAAAGCCTCTGAGCGTGATACTCCGTCTTGAACCTTTATCTTTCTATCTACGATAGGTTTTGGTGTTTCGTAAAAAATTCTTTCAAATTCTATAAAATTTTGTAGAATGATACAGGCTAGCGCATAAGCGTCTGAATTTTCATGCTCATAAACAGCATCTATGAAGTCATCTATGTTTGGATTTATAATAGTTTTAAAAAGCTGTGAGGCAAATTCTCCACTCTCTTCGTCATCTGAAATTTGAGAACTTAAAAACTCTTGCATAAGCGCAAAACAAAATCCAACATTGTCTTCATTCTCTTTAAAATCTACTTCATTTCTTCTGATCTTGGTTTTAGCAAGTATTTTTCTAACTCTAGCACACGCACTTCCGGTCTCATAACCCTCTTCATAAAAAGAAAAACTGTTGTGTATAGCATGTGGTGGAGCATGAAATATATCGTCGTATTCTTGCACGATATTTTCAAGGTTTTGTGTATTAAATTTTAATAAAAGGTTGTCTATTGCTTTGGCGCATTCATCATTAAGAGGGGACTGTTTTATGATATTTAAAAGGTCTAAAACCTTATCATAGCGATTTTGTTTATCTGTAAAAACAAAAAGTTGCGAAAATAGCAGATAATAAATTCGCCTAGCGTTTAAGACACTTTTTGTATCGCTCATTTTATTTCCTTATTTTAAGCTCCCTAAAGAAGCCATTTTGATAACTCAATATTATCCATTTTTGAAAATTTATCACAACTTTGCTTAGTAGCTAGTCTTAAAAAAATATAAGTTTTTAAAATTAAACGTTACTTAAATATGCCTTAATTGCATATTATAATTTTGATGTTTTTGTGCGATTTTCGTGTTAAAACTACATCGAAATCTTTTACAAAACTCACAGAAGATATAACAAAGTTGCCTTTTAAAAGCTATTTGCCCAATCCAAAAAAGTAAAAATTCTAAAAAGCAACTCGTTTTTCATATAAGCATATCCGACTTTTTGGTCAAATTTATAATTTTAGTTTCTATCTCGGTAGCTCTCAAAGCCAAACTTCCTAAGCGTCTTTATCTCGCCGTTTTGTTTAAGCAGGAGCAAATCCGGCAGCATAATACCGTTAAAAGTCGTGTTTTTTACGATTGTGTAGTGAATTTGATCCTCAAATATCACCTTGTCGCCGATCTTTAATTCGTTCTCGAATTTATAGTC
This is a stretch of genomic DNA from Campylobacter sp. RM6914. It encodes these proteins:
- a CDS encoding TorD/DmsD family molecular chaperone; amino-acid sequence: MSDTKSVLNARRIYYLLFSQLFVFTDKQNRYDKVLDLLNIIKQSPLNDECAKAIDNLLLKFNTQNLENIVQEYDDIFHAPPHAIHNSFSFYEEGYETGSACARVRKILAKTKIRRNEVDFKENEDNVGFCFALMQEFLSSQISDDEESGEFASQLFKTIINPNIDDFIDAVYEHENSDAYALACIILQNFIEFERIFYETPKPIVDRKIKVQDGVSRSEALRREQNRRAKRLERELSSDV
- a CDS encoding twin-arginine translocation signal domain-containing protein; the protein is MEKKSRREFIKKLMLGTTAVGAVAVGSKALEVKEDEQTKQVLYKRSKTWEFYYKQAK